In the Anguilla anguilla isolate fAngAng1 chromosome 7, fAngAng1.pri, whole genome shotgun sequence genome, one interval contains:
- the rnf103 gene encoding E3 ubiquitin-protein ligase RNF103, with translation MWLKLFFLLLYFLVLFVLARFFEAIVWYETGIFATQLVDPVTLSFKKLKTILECRGLGYSGLPEKKDVRELVEKSGDLMKGELYSALKNEEEQAEASSSTTFSGEMHFYELVEDTKDGIWLVQVIAKDRHPLVSKANWGKMVKKVSQFGIRTGTFNCSSDSRYCRKRGWLKSTLIMSVPQTNTSKGRVMLKEYNGRRVETEHIFKWMTAHVASRIKTLCTPRELEQEWHASEHHPVKMFLFAELAQPPAFFSALSVKFTGRIEFIFVDTRGWAAESHLKEIGVSQVPSYVLKTPEGMYRYGNSTGEFISLHAMDTFLRSVQPEVNDLFVLSLVMVNLMAWMDLFITQGATVKRFVVLISTLGTYNSLLIISWLPILGFLQLPYLDSFYEYSLKLLRYADTTALASWVRADWTFYSSHPALFLGTYLGHGLLVDYFEKKRRRNNNEDEINANNLEWLSSLWDWYTSYLIHPIASFHNFPNESDWDDDPDFLLERLAFPDLWLHPLIPTDYIKSLATWRFRRHGHRRAAGSGVDEDGLYDGGGESEGESRSEQDESSDDEHGGGEEVLASRCTCEHEGLGSGTGSEGGEGYEACNINVSGEGREADWCSWPTSMLRCTECVVCLENFADSCLVMGLPCGHVFHQQCIVIWLAAGRHCCPVCRWPSYKKKPDRLQEQRP, from the exons ATGTGgttgaaactattttttttgcTACTATATTTTTTGGTGTTGTTCGTTCTGGCTAGGTTTTTTGAGGCAATTGTCTGGTATGAAACGGGTATATTTGCCACTCAGCTGGTGGATCCCGTAACACTCAGCTTCAAGAAGCTGAAAACGATTCTAGAATGCCGTGGTTTGGGATACTCTGGACTTCCAGAGAAGAAGGATGTCCGGGAGCTGGTCGAAAAATCTG GCGACTTAATGAAGGGAGAGCTGTATTCCGCACTGAagaatgaggaagagcaggcagagGCCTCCTCCAGCACCACCTTCAGTGGCGAGATGCACTTCTATGAGCTGGTGGAGGATACCAAGGATGGTATCTGGTTAGTTCAG GTGATAGCCAAAGACAGACACCCTCTAGTGAGTAAAGCCAACTGGGGGAAGATGGTCAAAAAGGTCTCTCAGTTTGGCATTCGGACCGGCACTTTCAACTGCTCTAGCGACTCCAG GTACTGTCGGAAACGTGGCTGGCTGAAATCGACACTTATCATGTCTGTACCCCAGACCAACACTTCCAAAGGAAGAGTTATGCTTAAAGAGTATAACGGTAGGCGCGTGGAGACAGAGCACATCTTCAAGTGGATGACTGCTCATGTGGCGTCTCGGATCAAGACCCTCTGCACGCCGCgtgagctggagcaggagtggcATGCTAGTGAGCACCATCCAGTGAAGATGTTCCTGTTTGCGGAGCTGGCCCAGCCACCAGCCTTCTTCTCTGCACTAAGCGTCAAGTTCACAGGGCGCATTGAGTTCATCTTTGTTGACACACGGGGCTGGGCCGCTGAGAGCCACCTGAAGGAGATTGGGGTGTCCCAGGTACCATCGTATGTGCTGAAGACCCCTGAAGGTATGTACCGATATGGGAACAGCACTGGGGAGTTCATCTCCCTCCATGCCATGGACACCTTCCTGCGCTCGGTTCAGCCTGAGGTCAATGACCTCTTTGTACTCAGCCTGGTCATGGTCAACCTGATGGCCTGGATGGACCTGTTTATCACGCAGGGTGCTACAGTCAAGCGCTTCGTAGTCCTCATCAGCACCCTGGGGACCTACAACTCTCTACTAATCATCTCCTGGCTGCCTATACTGGGCTTCCTGCAGCTGCCATACCTGGACAGCTTCTATGAGTACAGCCTGAAGCTGCTAAGGTATGCTGACACCACAGCACTAGCCTCTTGGGTGAGGGCTGACTGGACCTTCTACTCCTCCCACCCGGCACTTTTCCTCGGTACCTACCTTGGGCATGGCCTGCTCGTCGACTACTTTGAGAAGAAGAGACGGAGGAACAACAATGAAGATGAAATTAATGCCAACAACCTAGAGTGGCTGTCCAGCCTTTGGGACTGGTACACCAGCTACCTCATCCACCCCATCGCCTCCTTCCACAACTTCCCCAATGAATCTGACTGGGACGACGACCCAGACTTCCTCCTGGAGAGGCTGGCCTTCCCTGACCTCTGGCTCCACCCACTCATCCCCACCGACTATATCAAGAGCCTTGCCACCTGGCGCTTCAGGCGCCATGGCCACAGGAGGGCAGCTGGCAGTGGGGTGGATGAGGATGGCCTCTATGATGGTGGTGGCGAATCAGAAGGCGAGTCCAGGAGTGAGCAGGATGAATCATCTGACGACGAGCACGGTGGGGGTGAGGAAGTGTTGGCCTCAAGGTGCACGTGTGAGCATGAAGGTTTGGGAAGTGGAACTGGTTCAGAGGGAGGCGAAGGGTATGAAGCATGCAACATAAATGTTAGCGGAGAGGGCCGGGAGGCAGATTGGTGTTCCTGGCCTACTAGCATGCTGCGGTGCACGGAGTGTGTTGTGTGCCTGGAGAACTTTGCGGACAGTTGCCTCGTTATGGGGCTGCCGTGTGGTCACGTGTTCCACCAGCAGTGCATTGTGATCTGGCTGGCAGCCGGCCGGCACTGCTGTCCCGTGTGCCGATGGCCATCCTACAAGAAAAAACCTGACAGATTGCAGGAACAGCGCCCATAG